The Deltaproteobacteria bacterium genome has a segment encoding these proteins:
- a CDS encoding SPFH domain-containing protein, translating to MGTNNVVFLEVIEWFDETGRELVHRIPEGGSGEIKYGAQLTVRESQAGVFFYQGRAVEAFGPGRHTLKTANIPILTKIASIPWGLSSPLRAEVYFVNLKIFTNLKWGTRDPVAFKDSELGLIRLRAFGVFNVQVVQPVLFINSLVGTQGMMSTEAVEGYLNRVIVSRFNDYMGETMDSILDLPAKYDELSEGLAKRLQEDFSRFGLALSGLYVNAITPPPEVQAAIDDRARMGVFKDMNKLMQMKAAMAMEKASEAGSESGQGMGLGMGLMMPAMFAQYFAGARPHTPNGGDETPGSLCPDCKHPVPVDARFCPSCGHQLLVFKKCASCGKNLTPNARFCPRCGKPVEDTPGTVNCPKCGSENLRGAHFCNQCGERL from the coding sequence ATGGGAACAAACAACGTGGTCTTTCTGGAGGTTATTGAGTGGTTCGACGAGACGGGCAGGGAACTGGTTCACCGGATACCTGAGGGAGGTTCCGGAGAGATCAAATACGGGGCCCAATTGACCGTCCGGGAGAGCCAGGCCGGGGTCTTTTTCTACCAGGGAAGGGCCGTTGAGGCCTTCGGGCCGGGCCGGCATACCCTCAAGACGGCAAACATCCCGATACTTACCAAGATCGCCAGTATCCCCTGGGGACTTTCAAGCCCCCTGAGGGCTGAGGTCTATTTCGTCAACCTGAAGATCTTCACCAATCTCAAGTGGGGTACGCGGGATCCCGTGGCCTTCAAAGACTCGGAGTTGGGTCTGATCCGGTTGCGGGCCTTTGGTGTCTTCAACGTCCAGGTGGTACAGCCCGTTCTCTTCATAAACAGCCTGGTGGGGACCCAGGGCATGATGAGCACGGAGGCCGTCGAGGGATACCTGAACCGGGTGATCGTCTCGCGATTCAACGATTACATGGGGGAGACCATGGATTCCATCCTCGATCTTCCCGCCAAGTATGATGAGTTGTCCGAAGGCCTCGCCAAGCGACTTCAAGAGGATTTCAGCCGCTTCGGGCTGGCCTTGAGCGGCCTGTATGTGAACGCCATTACCCCTCCTCCGGAAGTGCAGGCGGCCATCGACGACCGGGCCCGCATGGGGGTTTTCAAGGACATGAACAAGCTCATGCAGATGAAGGCGGCCATGGCCATGGAGAAGGCCTCGGAAGCGGGGAGTGAATCCGGCCAGGGCATGGGTCTGGGCATGGGCCTCATGATGCCGGCCATGTTCGCCCAGTACTTTGCCGGGGCCAGACCGCACACCCCGAACGGCGGCGATGAAACACCTGGCTCTCTTTGCCCCGATTGCAAGCATCCCGTTCCCGTGGATGCCAGATTCTGCCCCAGTTGCGGGCACCAGCTCCTGGTCTTCAAAAAGTGCGCGAGTTGCGGGAAGAACCTGACTCCGAACGCCAGGTTCTGCCCCCGCTGCGGCAAGCCGGTCGAAGACACGCCGGGCACCGTTAATTGCCCCAAGTGCGGGAGCGAA